A section of the Candidatus Chlorohelix allophototropha genome encodes:
- a CDS encoding AAA family ATPase, whose amino-acid sequence MIPLKVKLKGFLSYREEQTLDFRDATLWVLFGRNGHGKSAVFDAITFALFKEHRGGKQDAIELINKDSTELLVEFEFQMDQDIYRVKRTQSRKGRASRQAIHVCGPSRPYFNREGEQSIPGTEGDSQFEEWVKNTIGLDYEAYTASFLLLQGKADVILQAKAPVKLEMLKQLVKLDNFDRLYQLTKKHSNEFSVNVRVLMGQIGKLPEYTEEQVAFAEEAVKVAQESEAQAQNLLVKLAGLKEKARNWQKLLAEEITQNAQVAEAENLLSEEDEIKINAERYHSLGAALPILRRLQEEQNRLDESNRLGENYHQEEQKLAANVAQLTTALENAEKQVIELTKAFNAAKNQQKEALQIKLELSQAVFAIGEWGKNEKNLEALEKQLVGFPLNLSEQLYAQTQLVGEADKARVVLDPLRRYTDARQEWQKADEQENQHQQDLRNIDAHIVELQKSLAESEKLKTEAGQAVATAKVISTTSETLQKELENRLKRFKQIEGKPTCDYCGQELTPEHIETERAQLEGIVAEAKQTTLEARKCCTALEKEEQATIASFTAHGEKLRQSGLDRQQIQNHLDTSQRDKMRTEKAGREVISQLPEQYRANFNLEAGIVACFGLPYPQIEVLTRLKQQNDSYPRAKKEFEELQKRANERQLLVSKLEEVQQKIVTYQEQYPSSRRQEIIEANQEAENLEALANLETQKVQPQFVTATKEQNKLQKDLDKVKESRQNAANAVQNELTKQAEIRRALQQQRDSLEADWQSQVATLTLEQVKAWEVEARKLVGAPARLEKLAEAHYGFVSLKRQLDMVRAQLEAIPPEEKLTAQQVEQQETTAQKALEKARGQREASEEQLRIIQNVNQQRANLENQRQEANHQALLHKTLADLLGPNHLQRHLLDQAEKGIVSNANQILDNLSNGTIQLKLVGSSLDLEALIRDGDNVKSIGVAYLSGSQKFRVAVSLALGMGRYASRSGRLGESVIIDEGFGSLDKEGRQEMIDVLHELKDMLARIILVSHQEEFFESFEQGYEIRLVDGTSIAKRR is encoded by the coding sequence ATGATTCCTCTTAAGGTCAAACTAAAGGGCTTTCTCAGTTATCGGGAAGAACAAACCCTGGATTTTCGGGATGCCACTCTCTGGGTTCTCTTCGGGCGAAATGGGCATGGTAAATCTGCCGTTTTTGACGCTATCACTTTTGCTTTGTTCAAGGAGCATCGTGGCGGTAAACAGGATGCCATCGAGCTGATCAATAAAGACTCAACCGAATTACTGGTTGAGTTTGAATTCCAGATGGATCAGGATATCTATCGAGTGAAGCGGACTCAGAGCCGCAAGGGTAGAGCCAGCCGTCAGGCAATTCATGTATGTGGGCCTAGCCGACCTTACTTCAACCGTGAAGGGGAACAGTCCATACCAGGGACGGAGGGTGATAGCCAGTTTGAAGAATGGGTAAAGAATACCATCGGACTGGATTATGAGGCGTATACCGCTTCTTTCCTATTATTGCAGGGAAAGGCAGATGTAATTTTACAGGCTAAAGCTCCTGTTAAACTGGAAATGTTAAAACAACTTGTAAAACTGGATAACTTTGACCGCTTATATCAACTTACAAAAAAACATTCAAATGAATTTTCAGTAAATGTCAGAGTATTAATGGGGCAAATCGGGAAGTTGCCAGAATATACTGAAGAACAAGTTGCCTTCGCCGAAGAGGCGGTTAAAGTGGCTCAAGAATCTGAGGCTCAAGCTCAAAATCTACTGGTGAAGCTGGCTGGGCTAAAAGAAAAGGCCAGAAATTGGCAAAAATTGTTGGCAGAAGAAATTACCCAAAATGCTCAAGTAGCCGAGGCTGAAAATTTACTTTCAGAGGAAGATGAAATAAAAATTAATGCCGAACGTTACCACTCTCTTGGGGCGGCCCTGCCAATATTGCGGCGTTTACAGGAAGAACAAAACCGCCTGGATGAGAGCAATCGTTTAGGCGAAAACTACCATCAGGAAGAACAAAAGCTGGCCGCTAATGTAGCCCAACTTACTACCGCTCTCGAAAATGCCGAAAAGCAGGTAATAGAGCTGACTAAAGCATTTAATGCCGCCAAAAACCAGCAAAAAGAAGCATTACAGATCAAGCTCGAACTTTCCCAGGCTGTATTTGCGATTGGTGAGTGGGGAAAAAATGAAAAAAATCTAGAGGCCCTGGAGAAGCAGTTGGTTGGGTTTCCCCTGAATTTGTCAGAGCAGCTATATGCCCAAACTCAGCTAGTGGGAGAAGCTGATAAGGCTAGAGTAGTGCTAGACCCCTTGCGCCGCTATACCGATGCCCGCCAAGAGTGGCAAAAGGCCGATGAGCAGGAAAATCAACACCAGCAAGACTTGCGAAATATTGATGCCCATATAGTTGAATTACAAAAGTCACTAGCTGAGTCCGAAAAGCTGAAAACCGAGGCTGGACAGGCGGTAGCAACAGCAAAAGTAATATCTACAACGAGCGAAACCTTACAAAAGGAACTTGAAAATCGACTCAAGCGGTTTAAACAAATTGAGGGAAAGCCCACCTGCGACTATTGTGGGCAGGAATTAACGCCTGAACATATTGAGACTGAACGCGCCCAGCTTGAAGGAATAGTGGCGGAAGCTAAACAAACGACTCTTGAAGCTAGAAAGTGCTGCACTGCCCTAGAAAAAGAGGAACAAGCTACCATAGCCTCTTTTACAGCTCATGGGGAAAAGCTGAGGCAGTCAGGTTTGGACCGGCAACAAATACAAAATCATCTGGATACGTCTCAACGTGACAAAATGCGGACTGAAAAAGCTGGACGTGAGGTTATTAGTCAGTTACCCGAACAATATCGTGCTAACTTTAACCTTGAGGCCGGAATTGTAGCCTGTTTTGGCCTGCCCTATCCTCAAATTGAGGTGCTGACGAGGTTGAAACAACAAAATGATAGCTATCCAAGAGCAAAGAAAGAGTTTGAAGAGCTTCAAAAGCGGGCTAATGAGCGTCAGTTATTGGTTTCTAAACTTGAAGAAGTTCAGCAAAAGATTGTGACCTACCAGGAGCAGTATCCCAGTTCTCGCCGTCAGGAAATTATTGAAGCTAACCAGGAAGCTGAGAACTTGGAGGCCCTGGCTAACCTGGAAACCCAAAAAGTGCAACCGCAGTTCGTTACTGCCACTAAAGAGCAAAATAAGTTGCAGAAGGATTTGGACAAGGTCAAAGAGTCTCGCCAGAATGCGGCTAATGCGGTCCAAAACGAGCTAACCAAACAGGCAGAAATCCGCCGGGCCTTGCAGCAACAGCGCGATTCCCTGGAGGCAGACTGGCAAAGTCAGGTTGCTACTCTTACGCTGGAGCAAGTAAAAGCCTGGGAAGTTGAAGCTAGAAAGTTAGTTGGCGCACCCGCTCGCCTTGAAAAACTAGCAGAAGCTCATTATGGTTTTGTGTCGTTAAAGCGACAGCTTGACATGGTTAGGGCTCAACTTGAGGCGATACCGCCCGAAGAAAAACTAACCGCCCAACAGGTAGAACAGCAGGAAACCACAGCCCAGAAAGCTTTGGAAAAAGCCAGAGGTCAGCGCGAGGCTTCTGAGGAGCAACTACGTATCATTCAGAACGTTAATCAGCAAAGGGCCAATTTGGAAAACCAACGTCAAGAGGCCAACCATCAAGCCCTATTACATAAAACACTGGCAGACCTTCTTGGACCGAATCATCTCCAGCGTCACTTGCTTGATCAAGCTGAAAAGGGTATTGTAAGTAATGCAAATCAAATTCTGGACAACCTTTCCAACGGAACGATTCAACTCAAACTTGTGGGGAGTTCCCTGGATTTGGAAGCCCTCATCCGGGATGGCGATAATGTCAAAAGCATTGGGGTAGCTTACCTGAGTGGTAGCCAGAAATTTCGGGTAGCCGTCAGTTTGGCTTTAGGTATGGGTCGTTACGCCAGTCGTAGCGGTAGGTTAGGGGAGTCGGTTATAATTGATGAAGGCTTTGGTAGCCTGGACAAAGAAGGGCGGCAGGAAATGATTGATGTCTTGCACGAGCTTAAAGATATGCTCGCCCGCATTATCCTGGTATCGCATCAAGAAGAATTCTTTGAATCATTTGAGCAGGGTTACGAAATCCGGTTAGTAGATGGTACTTCTATCGCTAAACGTAGGTAA
- a CDS encoding metallophosphoesterase family protein, which translates to MKILHTSDWHLGDRLGRIERRPHIKKSLYQIARYLEEYQVEVMIVSGDIFSDRLRAEQRRDAMDDFKEVFSPFLYRGGSIVAISGNHDNEVFFETLRTTISMLPTGVKKPDGSYSGGFYISSRPDLVRLIDKEEQVVQFVLMPYPRASIYLRDEKLNYTNLAEKNRNLQEAYTLVLSSIQEMLERSQPSVLVSHVHVRGAQVHNLFHLTENEDVVFEPSQIPSHFSYAAYGHIHKSQRAIPGADHVRYAGSIERLDLGEKEDQKSVVYLEIKNGRRVDVPKLLSLECSPIYQLDITDPEQIDHLPDIYPDHNEALISYNLHYHPTTHNRDVLMHRIEEIFPNWYKRDIIQFGLDIGNSPLTNFDFSQPWKEIVRNYLNEELKKQSDQSLGEEIRELANRLMEENEVQA; encoded by the coding sequence ATGAAGATTCTACACACCTCTGATTGGCATTTGGGCGATAGGCTTGGTCGGATTGAGCGTCGCCCTCACATCAAAAAATCTCTTTACCAAATTGCCCGCTATCTTGAGGAATACCAGGTAGAGGTAATGATAGTGTCAGGGGATATTTTTAGTGACCGACTACGAGCTGAACAGCGTCGTGACGCTATGGATGATTTCAAGGAAGTTTTTTCGCCCTTTCTTTATCGGGGTGGCTCAATAGTCGCCATAAGCGGTAATCATGATAACGAGGTTTTCTTTGAAACGCTTCGTACCACGATTTCTATGCTACCAACCGGGGTTAAAAAACCAGATGGTAGCTATAGTGGTGGTTTTTATATCAGCTCCCGGCCTGACCTTGTACGGCTTATTGATAAAGAGGAGCAGGTTGTCCAATTTGTCTTGATGCCCTACCCGCGTGCTAGTATTTATCTACGCGACGAAAAGTTAAATTATACAAATCTTGCTGAAAAAAACCGCAACCTCCAGGAAGCCTACACTTTAGTTTTGAGTAGCATCCAGGAAATGTTGGAGCGTTCACAACCCTCGGTATTGGTCAGCCATGTGCATGTGCGGGGCGCACAAGTCCATAACCTGTTCCACCTTACCGAAAACGAAGATGTTGTTTTTGAGCCTTCCCAAATCCCTTCCCATTTTTCCTATGCGGCTTATGGTCATATCCATAAATCGCAGAGGGCAATACCTGGAGCTGACCACGTTCGTTACGCCGGGAGTATTGAGCGGCTTGACCTAGGCGAAAAAGAAGACCAAAAGAGTGTGGTTTATCTGGAAATAAAAAATGGGCGGCGGGTAGACGTACCTAAGTTATTGTCGCTAGAGTGTAGCCCTATTTATCAGCTTGATATTACCGACCCTGAACAGATAGACCACCTGCCCGATATTTATCCCGACCATAACGAAGCATTGATAAGTTACAACCTGCATTATCATCCGACTACCCACAATCGAGATGTCCTAATGCATAGAATTGAGGAGATTTTCCCTAATTGGTATAAACGTGACATCATACAATTCGGGCTTGATATAGGGAATAGTCCGCTCACTAATTTCGATTTTAGCCAGCCCTGGAAAGAAATTGTCCGAAACTATCTGAACGAGGAGTTAAAAAAACAGTCAGACCAATCCTTGGGGGAGGAAATACGTGAACTAGCTAATCGCTTGATGGAAGAAAATGAGGTGCAGGCATGA